AAATAACCGTATCGAAGGCATGGTAAAAACGGAGGAGCTGGTGGGTAGTCGCAATCGTAATCGGTGCATAAAGATGGCGGTCCTCACTCCCTCCATATAGGGAAGCAACCGTAATACCTGGAAAGGCTGCTTTTAGTCTTGGCGTCAGTTCTAGGACAACATCGGTTCGTGGCGTAGTGATACATACTCTCTTTTTTGATGCTAATGCGGATTCAATGCCTTCAAAAAGAACTTCCGTTTTCCCTGCCCCACAAACTGCCCAAACGAGCAGCTCTTTATTGGTAATCACGGCTTCAACTACCTGGTTCGACGCTGCTTGCTGACCCTCCGATAACTTCCCTTTCCACTCAAGGATTTTATTCGGCAAAGGGTGCTTTGGCGTTGGTCCATTCCAGCCAAGTAAAGGAGTACAAGCGCTGATTCTTCCCATCATTAAGCATTTACGGCAATAATGGCAGATTTCTCCGCACCGCGAGCAGGGAAAGTGTGCAAACCAATTCTCTTCCTTGTTGCCACAACGTGAACAGGCAGGTCGATTCCTGCTGTATTCTATCCCCTTTCGGTAGGTAACATAACCATTTTCATAATGTTTTTGGATTTCTTCATGAGGGAAGAGCAGGTCATCCAGTAAAAGTTGTTTGCCTGCCAGAAGTAGTTGCAGGTCTGGGTTATAGGGAAAGTTAGGGTTTAATGATGGCTGTGGAATGGTTTGGATTTTGGAGATTGGTAATGAATTTTCTTTTTCTCTTTGTGGGATTAAAATAGTGCCATTTAAGCGGTACCGCACGGGGACACACTCCTCTCAATGTGTTGATGG
This Neobacillus sp. YX16 DNA region includes the following protein-coding sequences:
- a CDS encoding DEAD/DEAH box helicase, encoding MRYRLNGTILIPQREKENSLPISKIQTIPQPSLNPNFPYNPDLQLLLAGKQLLLDDLLFPHEEIQKHYENGYVTYRKGIEYSRNRPACSRCGNKEENWFAHFPCSRCGEICHYCRKCLMMGRISACTPLLGWNGPTPKHPLPNKILEWKGKLSEGQQAASNQVVEAVITNKELLVWAVCGAGKTEVLFEGIESALASKKRVCITTPRTDVVLELTPRLKAAFPGITVASLYGGSEDRHLYAPITIATTHQLLRFYHAFDTVILDEVDAFPYTVEESLQYAAVQARKPVSAMIYLTATPNEKWQRECRTGKRAFTTIPARFHRHPLPVPHFTWCGNWQKQLKKDKLPTNILHWIKERLEHNKQALLFFPHIALMEKALPILRKLASDIEAVHAEDPDRKEKVQKMRNKEIPLLLTTTILERGVTFPNIDVAVIGAEDNIFAESALVQIAGRAGRSKEYPEGVVTFFHYGKTEEMIKARKQITAMNQEGYRKGLLDS